Proteins encoded by one window of Companilactobacillus ginsenosidimutans:
- a CDS encoding DegV family protein — translation MSKIAIVTDSTSGLSEEDLAKMGNVFMIHFEVQLDGKFYHEGIDLSDKQFYDGLATAKEFPTTAPPSMQEMFDFYDKVAAKGYDEIISIHITSGITGFYNNLVTALADYNGPTVHAVDSFLSIQPMGYLVKYASKLALEGENIDDILKKVDTQKKTIGEYFIVDDLKNLVHGGRLTNAAAFTGSLLHIKPVLTMNNPEHKIVATNKIRTMRRAMKFIENKFEEVRKERDYKLHMYLTGTNNLASVEEWKERMQAKYPDIDIETGQITPVIGAHLGSNAFVLGYSEEVMK, via the coding sequence ATGAGTAAGATTGCAATCGTCACTGATAGTACATCAGGACTAAGCGAAGAAGATTTAGCAAAAATGGGTAACGTATTTATGATCCATTTCGAAGTTCAATTGGACGGTAAGTTTTATCACGAGGGTATCGACTTATCTGATAAACAATTTTACGATGGACTAGCAACAGCAAAGGAATTTCCGACAACTGCTCCACCAAGCATGCAAGAGATGTTTGATTTCTATGATAAAGTTGCAGCCAAAGGTTATGACGAAATCATCAGTATCCATATTACAAGTGGAATCACCGGTTTTTATAACAACCTTGTGACTGCACTTGCAGACTACAATGGTCCAACAGTGCATGCTGTTGATTCATTCTTATCAATCCAGCCAATGGGATACTTAGTAAAATATGCGTCTAAGCTTGCCCTTGAGGGAGAAAATATTGATGACATCCTTAAGAAAGTCGATACACAAAAGAAAACTATCGGCGAGTACTTTATTGTTGATGACTTGAAGAACCTCGTTCATGGTGGACGTTTGACAAATGCTGCTGCATTTACGGGAAGCTTATTACACATCAAGCCAGTGTTAACAATGAATAACCCAGAACACAAGATTGTAGCGACAAATAAGATCCGCACTATGAGACGCGCAATGAAGTTCATCGAAAATAAATTTGAAGAAGTAAGAAAAGAACGCGATTACAAACTTCACATGTACCTTACAGGAACCAACAATTTGGCTTCAGTCGAAGAGTGGAAAGAAAGAATGCAAGCAAAGTATCCTGATATAGATATTGAAACTGGTCAAATCACTCCAGTTATCGGGGCACATCTTGGTTCTAACGCATTTGTTCTCGGGTACTCAGAAGAAGTAATGAAATAG